In Tiliqua scincoides isolate rTilSci1 chromosome 12, rTilSci1.hap2, whole genome shotgun sequence, the genomic window ggtggacaagaagtgattgtgaggagctccagaaggatctccccaaactggcagaatgggcagcaaaatggcagatgtgtttcaatgtaagtaagtgtaaagtcatgcacattggggcaaaaaatcaaaacttcatatataggctaatgggttctgagctgtctgtgacagatcaggagagagatcttggggtggtggtggacaggtcgatgaaagtgtcgacccaatgtgcggtggcagtaaagaaggccaattctatgcttgggataattagaaaaggtattgagaacaaaacagctaatattataatgccgttgtacaaatctatggtaaggccacacctggagtattgtgtccagttctggtcgccgcatctcaaaaaagaggaGTTGAAGGTTCTTTCAAACAAAAGGCTTTCAGTTTTTTACTTAAGAGGCTGTCAGAAAGAGAGCCAGTCTAATATCCCTTGGGAGGGGACTCTACAGATGGAGCACCACATTAAAGAATGTCCTCTGTCTCGCTGAGCCCCAGTGAATTTCTGTGAGCAGCAGACCAGAGAGAAGGGCTTCtcctttaaaaaacattaaaaactttAAGAAACTGTCAGTTTCATGCAGAAATAGACAGTCTTTGAAGTAAGCCTGTCCTGGCACTTAAGGGTTTTAAGGACCAGATTGACAGTTTTAACTGAGCTCCAATGCATCATGGCAGCCAATGAAACTGGAGCAGAATAGGTGAGAGATGGACTATTCATGAAGCTGCTACCAGAAATTGGTCTGTGTTCTGCGCCAGCTGaaatttccaaaccatcttcagaggcagtcccCTGTGCAGTGTGTCTCAATAATCTGGTCTGGATATACCTCATGCACAGATAACAGAAATTAGAAAACCTTCCTCTAAATAAGGCTGCAACAAGCAGATTACCTGAAACATGTAAAAGATGCTCCTTCAGTGGGAACACAATATCTTTGCCTCCACAACACCCTGTTCTCTGTTGCTCAGGCATTTAAAATCTAATTAGTACATAATTAGGAGAGCACGGACAATACCAAATGTTAGAGAAGCAAGTAAACCTTGGTCACAAAGGTTCTGTGTAAAAAGCTAAAAACTCGtagctttgttttgtgtgtgtgtgaatatagaAATAAAAATTTCATAGATTTCGACCCTCATGACCAAATGTGTCACTCAACTTGGCATTCCCAGCTGAGCATGAGAATTATAAATACCATCTAACAAAACAGAACAGGTGGTTTAGCTGAACCCCATCTCTGACTTGTGATAGCTTTGCAGTGGCCCATAGACACAGAGCACATGGCCGGATCCTCCTGCATTTAAAGATGTTGGCGTTGGAGTGTATGCAGTTCAGTACTTGCAGAATGTGCTGTTTGACACATGCTGTTTCCTGACCCTCTTTTCCTTTTGTGTGTCTGTTTCTAATCCACACAGCACAGATGGGTGTTGGCGAAGGGAAGTCTATTGGAGAGTGGTTTGGACCAAATACTGTGGCCCAAGTACTCAAGTAAGCAAGTGTGTATATGTTGCAGTGTCTGTGATTTATGCTTGCCCATGAAGAGAGGCAGTTGGGGGGACGTGGACTtcataaagagcttctgtggggctgtatccagcccatgggccttatattgacacccctgctttactcTATAAAATAATTGTTTAATTGGAATACCTTGAAAACATCCAGGCAGAAAACTTGTATTAAAGGAAACAATTTTTTGCCATTCTCATTTTTTTTGGTTCATAATTTAAATCTAATGCAGCTTCCGTTACACAGAAAtaacgtttcccccccccccaaaagttacAATAGTTTCTTTTAATGAATTTAAGAGTCCTCTAAAAATATTGAGGGTAAAGTTTTGACCTCTGAGCGATGAAGATTTTTACTGACgaatttttattttgttcaggAAACTTGCACTATTTGATGAATGGAATTCTTTGGCTGTTTACGTGTCCATGGACAACACGGTGGTGATTGAGGATATCAGTGAGTTGCAGAGATCTTGGCTATCTCAACAGAATTTCAAATCTGTTCCCACCTTAATATGAAGCAGAATTGAAGggtgattgaggctgcaatcctgtcctgggTTATCctagagaaagccccattgactagtgTTACGCCTGGAACTTTGGCCTCTGCTGTGTATTGTCAATTTTACTTTTCTGCACTGGGACTGGACAGTGTCCTAAACCTGTGCATTGATTGAGTTACCATAGCCAACCTGTGCCTGGAATACCAGGTAAGTTTGGTTGCCGGTATTCACCTTGCTGGAGAAATTTGGGTGTGTTTACTGAGGAATGCTCCTTTGGGTGAACAGTGAATACTGTGCAAGAGTTCTGTGTGTGCAGAAAAAAAGGAATCCCTTAAAAAAGCTGATTACCTTCAAGCCAGTGATAAAGAGGCTTCCTTGTCTCTTCTTCCCCAGAGAAGATGTGCCGGTTTCCTTCCCAGAACTGCCCTGGTGCCCACTGCAGTTCACTGTCACACAGAAGTGTGCTTAGCAGAAGCAAGAGTCCGCCGGGGTTTTGCTGTGGCTGGAAACCTCTGTTGCTGATTGTACCTCTTCGCTTGGGGATAAACCACATCAATCCAGTTTATGTTGATGCTTTTAAGGTATGGTGCTTGGAGCTGATGTGCTGCTCAGCAGCCAGTAAGTGTGTTAAGAAATACTTAAAGCAAGTTAAaacttttctgtttttctttggcTCTGCAGGAGTGTTTTAAGATGCCACAGTCTTTAGGAGCTTTAGGAGGCAAACCAAATAATGCCTACTACTTTATAGGATTCTTGGGTAAGGAAAAAGTTCTTGGAGGGCAAGTAACATAACTCTGGTGACCAATGTTCTGAACTGTGAAACTCATGGCATGTAATTATGACTGGAGAAAAGCAACGAGAATGAGAAGGTGCAGAAAAGGTGGACTGCTGTGTTCTGTATGAAGCATGAATGAAGTCCCTCCCCAATTTGACCTTGCCTTGGGGAAGATCAATATGGTGATGGTATTCCATCCTAATAGTAGTTCTGCTAAAGATGAAGACAGATGAGCTgctgaatgaacaaatgaatcaGTCTGGATTTTAAACCATGCCTTCACCTATGGAAAGGTGGTCGTCAGGCCTGCTTGGATGATGCAATTTtattctctctcttcctcaccccccccccactgaccatAGGGAGATATGTTGTGGGTCTACAGATGACTTCACCCCGTCATTGCACCCCGAGACAAGAGTGGGGTGACAATGAACAACTGAACCCAGAGACTCCATGTTTATTTGAGTGTGGGGTCTCTTCAAAGACAGTTTTAATAATCAAGGTTATCTCGTGTAGTTGTTCAACCTCTGCACAATGGGAAGAATGGAATTGAGAGTTGCAGGGCAGACCACGTGGGTCCAGGCCTCCcaaggggaaggcaggaagaatGGCCGATCAGGTCAGCGTTGTTCTGAGCAAAGCCTTCTCCCATTTTTGTGATGGTGAATCTTTGCAAGGCCAAGCTGCCCGCAGCTGTGTTGGTCTCTCTTAGGTTTGCTGTCCGTAAGCATGTCTAGGACTGACAAACCAGTCTCTTGGCCTGTAGTCTGCAGCTGAGCACTGCTAGGCAAAGGCAGGCGAATCAGAGGGTTGCAAGGTAGCTGCCTGGAGAGCACTGCCCTTTCTTTGTCTTTGTCCCATCCCACCTAATAGAATAGAGCCTCTCCTATTCGTAGACACTGCAGTGTGTTTGTTACCCATTGTTGCCTCCTAACCTTCAGGCCACACCTCCTATGCTTGACAGTCCTTTTTTGGTTCATGgttccctcctgccctgcccctccAGCCGCTTGTTGCAAATGTAATGTGACAGGAAATGGCTTTCCTCCCAACCTCTGTTTAAGAAATCACTGTTTGCCTACACAGGAAACGAGTTGATCTATTTGGACCCTCACACCACCCAGGCTTTTGTAGACTCTGAAGAAAATGGCGCCGTCGATGACCGGAGCTTCCATTGTCAGCAAGCGCCACATCGGATGAAGATCATGAATCTCGATCCTTCTGTGGCATTAGTAGGTGTTAAAAAGCAAAATTTACAGGTCTGGGTTGGCCTTTTTCAAGCCCTGTGCTGAATCCTCATGACTCATGCAGTATTTTGGTCTTTCCCTTTGCTCATGGAGGCAGGACCCCACTCATCCCATCCATGAAACCACTCACAGTAGAGTGATTTGATAGAGATAATAGAGATTTGTACTCTAGTATTCTAGATCTAGTACTCTAGATTTGTACTCTAGTAGTAGAGATAGTAGAGATTTGATAGAGACAGTAGAGTGATCCACTCTCCTTTTAGGACCTGGTTGTTGAGGCACAGGTCAGGAATGCTGTTTTTCCATCATGTGTTAAAGGAGCAACTGCCAACTTTTGAGGGGGTTGCTCAGAGTCCTTCCGTGGCTGTGTGGCATGGCTCTGGAGTGCTCGGCACTAATGTCATTACTGAGCTGTGGAGTGCTGAGAGAGAAGCTTGCATGGGGCTTCTGTCCCAGCTGTGCAGCTTACAGAAAAGTCTGAAGGCTACTTGAATATCATatgtcagggatgcccaaaccccggcccgggggccacttgtggccctcaggggttcccaatccggcctgcagggagcccccagtctccaatgggtctttggccctctggatacttgctggagcctgtgctggcccaacgcaactgctctcagcttgaggacagttgttcaacctctcacctgaactgtgggacgagggctccctccactacttgctgtttcacatctgtgatgcagcagtgacagcgaaggaaaggctggccttgctttgtgccaggccttttataggccttgagctattgcaagaccttctttcattcattcatataagttccatctcaaatatattcatttatgtgaatttattcaaattttaaatgtaaatgatctttttctccggcccccgacgtagtgtcagagagatgatgtggccctcctgccaaaatgtttggacactcctatCATATGTCATAAAGGCCAGTTTGCATGTAGACTAGCTCTGAATGCTTTTGTTGCATATTCCAGAAAGAGAAGGTAGCTTGGTTGGGGAGAGAGTACAGCTTCACTTTTTAGAgttgtcctttttctttttttttaagccttatTGAATGCAATACATATTTTTAGCCACCTTGAATTTCTCTATTACCCTCTCTAGTGCCCTGACTGAGTAATTTCCTCACTGTAAGTGTCGTCTTGCTGTATCTTTGCAGGGATTCTTTTGTAAAGAAGAAAAGGACTTTGATAACTGGTGTAGCCTTGTGCAGAAGGTAATTATGAGGAACCCTTCTGATTTGATTATGAGATAAAAAAGGTCTATCAGAAGACATTTAATTACGTATATGGCATAACATATGCATCATATATACACAATTATGAGATGACTTTCTCTCCTACTTTCAGTATTTTATACCCCACTGTCACATTCCTCTTCTGGGTCTTTTTATTTTGGAAAGGGCTAACTTCTTTCTACATAGTGAAGGTGCTTCAGTCATTTGCTACTTTTTGTTGCTAGTTTGCCttaagccagaggttcccaaaccagtggatcatgacccagtttttggtgggtcacaaaactgacagggcagatgaggctatgtgcttcaagggttaaacaagctgttacttggggggggggagcactgctgcccaatctccattatagccacatcccttggcatttataaatcaggcagcagcctcttctAGAGCccctaaaaagtttggaaaccactgcttgaAGCTGTTCTTTTTCACCTGTTTTTGCGCTGTTTGTTTTTAGCTGGTGTTTATGCCATTTTAAATgtttgttgtgagctgccttggattgtttgggaaaggcaggatatacgttttaaaaatatatacatatccTGTAgtgtttacaaatattttcagttGTTAAACTGCAATCATGAATAGCTTGAGAAAAAACGGACTTTCTGTAGGACGGAAGAAAACAGTTGCGGGAGCTGGTACCTAGTACAGAGAAGTACAACTGCCTATACGTTTCTTTAGGCCTGCATTTTTACACTTATTGCAGACAGTACTAATTATCTAGTTGTGTTCACAGGTCATTGTGTTGGCAAGGTGCTTTGGCTTGTGTGAAGTGCTGCACTATTTGCCCTGCAAATCACACACAAGCCGTTGAGGGCATTTGAGGTCTTTGAGAAATGGTCAGCACCATGTAGAGAGGGGACTTTAGACATGCCTTTGAAAAGAAGAGAGCTCTTCCACACTTTTCTGTCTTGGTGGAACGTACATATTGTAACAGGCACTGATTTAAGTGGTCAGAATTTAGGCTGCACACTTGCTTCGGAGTACAGGTCCTGCCTCcctatccatggatttggaacctgcagttttaaaaaaccgTGGATCCTGAACCCACCGATTTGGTCAGACCCGcaccctccaaatgtgaccagtgTGGCCTCCCCACCCTCAGGcggccttctaagacctccagaaggccaaaaattgtCACTTCCGGAAACAGCTCTGGTTGCGTTCGGAGGGCCTTAAGTTCCaagacccacagatttgattatctggaggttttggcatctgcaggtgtTCCAGGACTAGAATCCCCTTGGATGCTGAGGCACGACTGTATGTCCCAGAGAAATtagtaggacttaattctgaattGGATTGCAGGCAGGTCTGCTTTGGAATCTACAAGGATTCAGCTTCAGGTGAGCCCAATCTGTGTGGCACTGTCAGATCATTCTTGCTCCGTCTAACCTCTTCTGGTCCCGGATCGTGACACCCATTTGAACACAATATTTTCCCCAGGAGATACAGAAGCAGCAGAGCCTGCGGATGTTTGAGCTGGTTCAAAAGCACCCTCCGCACTGGCCTCCTTTCGTACCTCCTGCAAAGCCAGAAGTCACAACAACTGGAGCAGGTGAGGGACTagttaaatgtctttttttcttctttcatatTTTTCTGCCTGAGGAAGAGACAATTTGATATCTGTCCACAGCCAGAAGGGATCCTATCCTTAGAAGATCAGTAGCTCCACACCCTTTCTTCCTCCTTGGGTAGGAGGGGTGGTATTTTAGGTCAGGAAAATATATGCCACAATAACTTTAGAGTGCACTTCAGCAGATGGTTCAGTTGTATTCTAGCTTAGTGAACTTGGTATTCGGCCACAAAAGCTTGCGCCAACATTAGTGCCTGCTTAGCCCATCAAGTCCTACGCTGTGTCTTTTTTCTAGTTGCAGAGAATCCATATCATCTGGTGTTAGACCATGGGCTTGGCGAAGACCCACACTAGTAGATTCCCCCTCCTATTGCTATCTCTGGAAATGGGATCATTGCGTCTCGTCATAAAGTGACAGCCTTCCTTTGGCAGAGGGTTGAAGTTTATCTCGTAGGTCCCCTTTCACGTCCGCTTCTACCTCGCAGTAGGATTTACATGGAATTAGTTGTCTGAATGGGTTATTATGTGGTGGATTTCAACAACACTAGTAGCTTGTTTGCTGTGCATGATTTGTTGAAATCAGGGGACCTGATCACATGCTGGAcccatttagaccaggggtgttaaactcgTTTTTTACAGTAGGGTTGCATTTGTGGCTCCTGCGaagggccagaagtgaaaccactaagcagatgatggccagaaataaagcactttcttctcctgtaggaactcattgctgcgaatgacagaagagaaaatgcatgcTTTCAAAAACAGGGAAGGGTGTTGCACTGAATTTTACACTTAAACTGGTTTTTCGTGTCTCC contains:
- the ATG4A gene encoding cysteine protease ATG4A isoform X2; the protein is MEAEYLEELPETDEPAWILGRQHHLKTEKSKLLSDISARLWFTYRRKFSPIGGTGPSSDAGWGCMLRCGQMMLAQALICRHLGRGWHWEEHQKQPEEYHRILRCFLDRKDCCYSIHQMAQMGVGEGKSIGEWFGPNTVAQVLKKLALFDEWNSLAVYVSMDNTVVIEDIKKMCRFPSQNCPGAHCSSLSHRSVLSRSKSPPGFCCGWKPLLLIVPLRLGINHINPVYVDAFKECFKMPQSLGALGGKPNNAYYFIGFLGNELIYLDPHTTQAFVDSEENGAVDDRSFHCQQAPHRMKIMNLDPSVALGFFCKEEKDFDNWCSLVQKEIQKQQSLRMFELVQKHPPHWPPFVPPAKPEVTTTGAELIESTDKLFEVEEEFEILTV
- the ATG4A gene encoding cysteine protease ATG4A isoform X3 encodes the protein MEAAEYLEELPETDEPAWILGRQHHLKTEKSKLLSDISARLWFTYRRKFSPIGGTGPSSDAGWGCMLRCGQMMLAQALICRHLGRGWHWEEHQKQPEEYHRILRCFLDRKDCCYSIHQMAQMGVGEGKSIGEWFGPNTVAQVLKKLALFDEWNSLAVYVSMDNTVVIEDIKKMCRFPSQNCPGAHCSSLSHRSVLSRSKSPPGFCCGWKPLLLIVPLRLGINHINPVYVDAFKECFKMPQSLGALGGKPNNAYYFIGFLGNELIYLDPHTTQAFVDSEENGAVDDRSFHCQQAPHRMKIMNLDPSVALGFFCKEEKDFDNWCSLVQKAGLLWNLQGFSFR
- the ATG4A gene encoding cysteine protease ATG4A isoform X1 gives rise to the protein MEAAEYLEELPETDEPAWILGRQHHLKTEKSKLLSDISARLWFTYRRKFSPIGGTGPSSDAGWGCMLRCGQMMLAQALICRHLGRGWHWEEHQKQPEEYHRILRCFLDRKDCCYSIHQMAQMGVGEGKSIGEWFGPNTVAQVLKKLALFDEWNSLAVYVSMDNTVVIEDIKKMCRFPSQNCPGAHCSSLSHRSVLSRSKSPPGFCCGWKPLLLIVPLRLGINHINPVYVDAFKECFKMPQSLGALGGKPNNAYYFIGFLGNELIYLDPHTTQAFVDSEENGAVDDRSFHCQQAPHRMKIMNLDPSVALGFFCKEEKDFDNWCSLVQKEIQKQQSLRMFELVQKHPPHWPPFVPPAKPEVTTTGAELIESTDKLFEVEEEFEILTV